One Streptomyces sp. NBC_01217 genomic region harbors:
- a CDS encoding cytochrome ubiquinol oxidase subunit I has protein sequence MHALDAVLHGLAVAGEDPPQLLPAREQMAFTLGFHIILVPFGVALTTLMLIAHYRGLRHGDKDALLLAQRWSKVAAVLFAVGAITGTVLSFELGVLWPGLMGTYGSAFGFPFAIEGLFFFLEAIFVSIYIYGWKRLPGWAHFWSGVPVSLASIGGAAAVVAANSWMNQPGGITMRDGKVVAVEPAKVFFNGAFWGEAVHMLLAAYIVAGFAVASVYATGMLRGRRSRYHRTGFLIGFVTAACILPVQMLVGDTLARQVFNKEPAKFAAIELLPTTGAHVPETLGGVLIDGKVRYGLPIPDMASLLAGFTPSTTIKGLDAIPADVRPDDRLVSIVHLAFDVMIGTASALLALAVWFAWLWWRRRTVPDSPWFLRACAISGIVAVICLESGWIVTEVGRQPWTVVGHLLTRDAVTTQGNLWPLFGSVVVLYCAVGVAAVWVLRSMKRRWRDEGDDSVEVPYGPAPELAGARPGKKEQ, from the coding sequence ATGCATGCACTTGACGCGGTACTGCACGGCCTGGCTGTCGCGGGTGAAGACCCCCCTCAACTGCTGCCGGCCCGCGAGCAGATGGCCTTCACCCTCGGTTTCCACATCATCCTGGTCCCCTTCGGCGTCGCGCTCACCACGCTGATGCTCATCGCCCACTACCGAGGGCTGCGCCACGGCGACAAGGACGCTCTGCTGCTCGCACAGCGCTGGTCGAAGGTCGCGGCGGTGCTCTTCGCCGTCGGAGCCATCACCGGCACTGTGCTCTCCTTCGAACTCGGCGTGCTGTGGCCCGGGCTGATGGGTACCTACGGCTCCGCGTTCGGGTTCCCGTTCGCGATCGAAGGACTGTTCTTCTTCCTCGAAGCGATCTTCGTGTCGATCTACATCTACGGCTGGAAGCGGCTGCCGGGCTGGGCCCACTTCTGGAGCGGTGTCCCGGTCTCCCTCGCCAGCATCGGCGGTGCGGCCGCCGTGGTGGCCGCCAACAGCTGGATGAACCAGCCGGGCGGCATCACCATGCGCGACGGGAAGGTCGTCGCCGTCGAACCGGCCAAAGTGTTCTTCAACGGCGCGTTCTGGGGGGAGGCCGTACACATGCTGCTGGCGGCCTACATCGTGGCCGGCTTCGCCGTCGCCAGCGTGTACGCGACGGGCATGCTCAGGGGCCGCAGAAGCCGCTACCACCGCACAGGCTTCCTCATCGGCTTCGTGACCGCCGCCTGCATCCTGCCCGTCCAGATGCTCGTCGGCGACACACTCGCACGCCAGGTCTTCAACAAGGAACCTGCGAAGTTCGCCGCCATCGAACTACTGCCCACCACCGGCGCTCACGTCCCGGAAACGCTCGGCGGCGTCCTCATCGACGGCAAGGTCCGCTACGGGCTGCCGATCCCCGACATGGCGTCCCTGCTGGCCGGCTTCACACCTTCCACCACCATCAAGGGCCTGGACGCCATCCCCGCGGACGTGCGGCCCGACGACCGCTTGGTCAGCATCGTCCACCTCGCCTTCGACGTCATGATCGGCACCGCCTCCGCCCTGCTCGCCCTGGCGGTCTGGTTCGCCTGGCTCTGGTGGCGGCGACGCACGGTGCCGGACAGCCCATGGTTCCTGCGTGCCTGTGCGATCAGCGGCATCGTCGCCGTGATCTGCCTCGAAAGCGGCTGGATCGTCACCGAAGTCGGACGCCAGCCCTGGACCGTCGTCGGCCACCTGCTCACCCGGGACGCCGTGACCACCCAAGGAAACCTCTGGCCGCTCTTCGGCAGCGTCGTAGTCCTGTACTGCGCCGTCGGTGTCGCTGCGGTATGGGTGCTGCGCTCGATGAAGCGGCGCTGGCGCGACGAGGGCGACGACAGCGTCGAAGTCCCTTATGGACCAGCGCCCGAACTCGCGGGCGCCCGGCCCGGGAAGAAGGAGCAGTAG
- a CDS encoding cytochrome d ubiquinol oxidase subunit II: MPDLIAAFLFIGVIAYSLLGGADFGAGFWDLTAGGAARGRGPRHLIDTSIGPVWEANHTWLIYCLVMLWTGFPTAFTAITTTLYLPLILAALGIMLRGAGFAFRKNSLRTPEQRLYGAAFALSSLLTPYSFGAIAGAIASGRVPTGGNGDALTSWNNPTSVLGGVLAVVVCAYLAAIYLHVAAHRSKEAEVARYFRSRALAAALVTGLVSVVGIFILHADAPRLFHQLSHRALALVILASLSGIAGIVLLRGARTDVLRQTAAAAVALIVCGWGVAQYPYLLGTHLTLGAAASPTATLKVLLGVACAAAVLILPSLVLLFRLAGRGRLDTG; the protein is encoded by the coding sequence ATGCCGGATCTGATCGCCGCCTTCCTGTTCATCGGAGTCATCGCCTATTCCCTGCTCGGCGGGGCCGACTTCGGAGCCGGGTTCTGGGACCTCACCGCCGGCGGTGCCGCCCGTGGTCGCGGTCCCCGCCACCTCATCGACACCTCGATCGGCCCGGTCTGGGAGGCCAATCACACCTGGCTCATCTACTGCCTGGTCATGCTGTGGACGGGCTTTCCGACCGCGTTCACCGCCATCACCACCACCCTGTACCTCCCGCTCATCCTCGCCGCCCTCGGCATCATGCTGCGCGGAGCCGGGTTCGCCTTCCGCAAGAACTCCCTGCGCACGCCCGAACAACGGCTCTATGGCGCCGCCTTCGCCCTCTCATCCCTGCTCACCCCGTACAGCTTCGGAGCGATCGCGGGGGCCATCGCCTCCGGCCGCGTCCCCACCGGCGGCAACGGTGACGCCCTGACCAGCTGGAACAATCCGACCTCCGTGCTGGGAGGCGTCCTGGCCGTCGTGGTCTGCGCCTATCTCGCCGCCATCTATCTCCACGTGGCGGCCCACCGCAGCAAAGAGGCCGAAGTCGCACGCTACTTCCGCAGCCGCGCCCTTGCCGCCGCCCTGGTCACCGGGCTGGTGTCCGTCGTCGGCATCTTCATCCTCCACGCCGACGCACCACGGCTGTTCCACCAGCTCAGCCATCGCGCCCTGGCCCTGGTCATCCTGGCTTCCCTGTCCGGCATCGCCGGCATCGTCCTACTGCGCGGCGCAAGGACCGACGTCCTGCGTCAGACGGCGGCGGCCGCAGTCGCACTCATCGTCTGCGGCTGGGGCGTTGCCCAATACCCGTACCTGCTGGGCACACACCTCACGCTCGGCGCAGCCGCTTCCCCCACCGCCACGTTGAAGGTGCTGCTCGGCGTCGCCTGCGCCGCCGCCGTCCTCATCCTTCCCTCTCTCGTTCTCCTGTTCCGGCTCGCCGGACGCGGACGCCTCGACACCGGTTGA
- a CDS encoding class I SAM-dependent methyltransferase: MRRDPALRSRRHQQHRESRDEQRESDWLSTWQHVYDTYHQSARRDALGEDFTGWDSSYDGSPIPLAHMREWRDAAVERILSLKPRRLLEIGVGSGALMGRLAPDCQSFVGTDLSPVAISGLSAQVTAHPELRRGVELRPQPAHDTNGLRPESFDTVVLNSVVQYFPSGEYLDEVLSVAVDLTAPGGADFVGDVRNLRLHRCLLSAVQARRSEENADRQTLRRAVDRAVATENELLVDPGYFTDLATRHRDVAAVDIQVKQAVHENELSRYRYDVVLTKASSRGSTGLLGRLTGGRRSAGASRFLAARRRSRGPVG; encoded by the coding sequence GTGAGGCGGGATCCGGCTCTCCGTTCGCGGCGGCACCAGCAGCACCGCGAATCGCGCGACGAGCAGCGCGAGAGCGACTGGCTCAGCACCTGGCAGCACGTCTACGACACGTATCACCAGTCGGCGCGGCGTGACGCCCTGGGAGAGGACTTCACCGGCTGGGACAGCAGTTACGACGGTTCCCCGATTCCGCTGGCGCACATGAGGGAGTGGCGGGACGCGGCCGTCGAGCGCATCCTGTCGCTCAAGCCGCGCCGCCTTCTGGAGATCGGTGTCGGCAGCGGCGCCCTCATGGGGCGGCTGGCACCCGACTGTCAGTCCTTCGTCGGTACGGATCTCTCCCCGGTGGCAATCTCGGGCCTCTCGGCGCAGGTCACGGCCCATCCCGAGCTGCGGCGCGGGGTGGAGTTGCGTCCCCAGCCGGCGCATGACACCAATGGTCTGCGCCCGGAGTCCTTCGACACCGTGGTCCTCAACTCGGTGGTGCAGTACTTCCCCAGCGGCGAGTACCTCGACGAGGTCCTCTCCGTGGCGGTCGATCTGACGGCGCCGGGAGGCGCCGACTTCGTCGGGGACGTACGGAACCTGCGCCTGCACCGGTGCCTGCTCAGTGCGGTGCAGGCGCGGCGGAGCGAGGAGAACGCGGACCGGCAGACCCTGCGCAGGGCCGTGGACCGGGCCGTCGCCACCGAGAACGAACTCCTCGTCGACCCCGGCTACTTCACCGATCTCGCGACGCGCCACCGCGATGTGGCCGCCGTCGACATCCAGGTGAAACAGGCGGTGCACGAGAACGAACTCAGCCGCTACCGCTACGACGTCGTCCTGACCAAGGCGTCGTCACGGGGAAGCACCGGGCTCCTGGGCCGTCTGACCGGCGGCAGGAGGAGCGCGGGCGCATCACGCTTCCTGGCCGCTCGACGGCGCTCCCGCGGTCCGGTGGGGTGA
- a CDS encoding NAD-dependent epimerase/dehydratase family protein — protein MKTLITGATGYIGRAVAQRLLTAGHDVTGLARNELGVRTLTTAGIEPVHGALDDADSLRAAVEGADAVIDTASADHAASTTTLLKAVAGTGKRFIRTSGTGIYTDLAGGEPAGIVHTEDDGYTPIPPLAPRYSLDVRTQEAALTGDHTVVLRPSMIYGYGGSEQLPILLHASLRDGVSRYAGRGLNRYGNVYLDDLADAYLLALEHAPAGSVYNLAADECDFRRIAEAIAELLGFEDAVSATAEEYARALGPVPAAGLGSNSRVDSAKARTELGWTPQGPPLLDELVHGSYRRIWGPKSVTITVAPGQAIV, from the coding sequence ATGAAGACACTCATCACCGGCGCAACCGGCTACATCGGACGAGCGGTCGCACAGCGACTGCTCACCGCCGGGCACGACGTCACCGGACTGGCCCGCAACGAACTCGGCGTACGCACACTGACCACGGCTGGTATCGAGCCCGTACACGGTGCGCTCGACGACGCGGACTCACTCCGCGCTGCGGTGGAGGGCGCGGACGCTGTCATCGACACCGCGAGCGCCGACCACGCCGCGTCCACCACCACACTGCTGAAGGCCGTCGCCGGCACCGGAAAGCGCTTCATCAGGACCAGCGGCACCGGCATCTACACCGATCTCGCCGGGGGAGAGCCCGCCGGCATCGTCCACACCGAGGACGACGGCTACACCCCCATCCCTCCGCTGGCGCCCCGCTACAGCCTGGACGTCAGGACGCAGGAGGCCGCACTGACAGGCGACCACACTGTCGTGCTGCGCCCGTCCATGATCTACGGCTACGGCGGTAGCGAGCAGCTGCCCATACTGCTCCACGCTTCCCTGCGCGACGGCGTGAGCCGCTACGCCGGCCGCGGTCTGAACCGATACGGCAACGTCTATCTCGACGACCTGGCCGACGCCTATCTGCTCGCGCTGGAGCACGCCCCCGCCGGCAGCGTCTACAACCTCGCGGCCGACGAGTGCGACTTCCGCCGCATCGCGGAGGCCATCGCGGAGCTGTTGGGCTTCGAGGACGCCGTCTCGGCCACCGCAGAGGAGTACGCCCGGGCCCTCGGCCCCGTGCCCGCCGCCGGCCTGGGCAGCAACAGCCGAGTGGACTCGGCCAAGGCGCGCACCGAACTGGGCTGGACACCGCAGGGCCCGCCGCTGCTCGACGAACTCGTCCACGGTTCGTACCGTCGGATCTGGGGCCCCAAGAGCGTCACCATCACCGTCGCCCCCGGACAGGCCATCGTGTAG
- a CDS encoding TetR/AcrR family transcriptional regulator → MKNSRTDRRTRERLSREAIAASAVALADAEGLEAVTIRRLAQDHHVTPMALYWHYKDKDQLLDGVAERLFGDVDLPPVGSEPWPRQLRAALEAVLAALRPHPAVAGLATSRILSSEAGLIVAERTLSHLRQAGFSPETAAEIGGYLLSAVVTLVTSEPGRRHGDDDEAHEDAIRVKAASLGALSPRRYPNIVASAGSLAACASPDAYYSLGLDMLITGIRGIATEPAKGKPERAS, encoded by the coding sequence ATGAAGAACAGCAGGACCGATCGGCGGACACGCGAGAGGCTCAGTCGCGAGGCCATCGCCGCCAGTGCGGTGGCGCTGGCGGACGCCGAAGGTCTGGAGGCGGTCACCATCCGCCGCCTCGCTCAGGACCACCACGTGACACCGATGGCGCTGTACTGGCATTACAAGGACAAGGACCAACTCCTCGACGGCGTGGCCGAACGCCTCTTCGGCGACGTCGACTTGCCGCCGGTGGGCTCGGAGCCCTGGCCCCGACAGTTGCGCGCCGCACTGGAAGCCGTTCTGGCTGCCCTTCGCCCCCACCCGGCGGTGGCCGGGCTAGCTACCTCCCGCATCCTCTCCTCGGAGGCGGGCCTGATCGTCGCCGAGCGCACCCTCTCCCACCTCAGGCAGGCCGGGTTCTCGCCGGAAACGGCTGCCGAGATCGGCGGATATCTCCTCAGTGCGGTCGTCACCCTCGTCACGAGCGAGCCCGGCCGGCGGCACGGTGACGACGACGAGGCACACGAGGACGCCATCCGCGTGAAAGCGGCTTCCCTCGGAGCCCTGTCCCCACGCCGCTACCCCAACATCGTTGCCTCGGCAGGCAGTCTGGCGGCCTGCGCGAGCCCGGACGCCTACTACAGCCTGGGCCTGGACATGTTGATCACTGGCATCCGCGGCATCGCCACCGAGCCCGCGAAGGGCAAGCCCGAACGCGCTTCCTGA
- a CDS encoding TetR/AcrR family transcriptional regulator: MPPLTSKGIATRQRIVVSAAALMRELGAANASLDDIRAATATSKSQLFHYFPNGKSELLLAVARHEADQVLAEQQPFLGDLTSWSQWEAWRDQVIANYASQRDSCPLSALTAQLGMAHPGTNEVITDLYDRWRGHLSAGVRALVERGEARPETDPDATAIVLLGVISGGATMLHATDSLEYLEVGLDQAMRSMRTLSPQTSAGEG; encoded by the coding sequence ATGCCGCCGCTCACCTCGAAGGGCATTGCCACCCGGCAGCGGATCGTCGTCAGCGCAGCCGCGCTCATGCGCGAGCTCGGCGCGGCGAACGCGAGCCTGGACGACATTCGCGCGGCCACGGCCACGAGCAAGAGCCAGCTCTTCCACTACTTCCCGAACGGCAAGTCCGAGCTGTTGCTCGCGGTGGCGCGGCACGAGGCCGATCAGGTGCTCGCCGAGCAGCAGCCCTTCCTCGGCGACCTGACCAGCTGGTCCCAGTGGGAGGCCTGGCGCGACCAGGTCATCGCCAACTACGCCTCCCAGAGGGACAGCTGCCCGCTTTCCGCACTCACCGCCCAGCTCGGAATGGCCCACCCGGGCACGAACGAAGTGATCACCGACCTGTACGACCGCTGGCGCGGGCACCTGTCCGCGGGTGTTCGCGCACTGGTCGAGCGCGGTGAAGCGCGCCCGGAGACCGACCCGGACGCCACGGCGATCGTGCTGCTGGGTGTGATCAGCGGCGGAGCCACGATGCTGCACGCGACCGACAGCCTCGAATACCTGGAGGTCGGACTCGACCAGGCCATGCGGTCGATGCGCACACTGTCCCCGCAGACGAGTGCCGGGGAGGGCTGA
- a CDS encoding SDR family NAD(P)-dependent oxidoreductase: MSTRLQHKTALVTGATSNIGRAVALALAAEGAHVAISGRNRERGAQVVAEIRATGGTAHFLPADLDGSAATSRALAEEAATVLGGRIDILVNNAGIFPGDSTPDTDEAAFDQVFAVNVKAPFFLTAAIAPVMARAGGGAIINLGSWVARLGIPIGALYSSSKGAIETLTRAWAAEFGPQGVRVNAISPGVVRTPSPDETAPHPGDAMMKGTPAGSIGSPEAIAHAAVYLASDESRFVHGAVLDVDGGRTTAAVIAW; encoded by the coding sequence ATGAGCACCCGCCTGCAGCACAAGACAGCACTCGTCACCGGCGCCACCAGCAACATCGGGCGGGCCGTCGCCCTGGCCCTCGCCGCCGAAGGCGCACACGTAGCCATCTCCGGACGCAACCGTGAACGCGGCGCACAGGTCGTGGCCGAGATCCGTGCCACGGGCGGCACGGCCCACTTCCTGCCCGCCGACCTCGACGGCAGTGCCGCCACCTCGCGCGCTCTCGCCGAAGAGGCCGCCACCGTCCTGGGCGGGCGCATCGACATCCTGGTCAACAACGCCGGCATCTTCCCCGGCGACTCCACCCCCGACACCGACGAGGCGGCCTTCGACCAGGTCTTTGCCGTCAACGTCAAGGCGCCCTTCTTCCTGACCGCCGCGATCGCCCCGGTCATGGCGCGAGCAGGAGGGGGTGCCATCATCAACCTTGGTTCATGGGTCGCCCGGCTCGGCATTCCCATCGGCGCCCTGTACAGCTCGTCCAAGGGCGCGATCGAGACCCTAACCCGGGCCTGGGCCGCCGAATTCGGCCCCCAGGGCGTGCGGGTCAACGCCATCTCCCCGGGTGTCGTGCGCACCCCCTCCCCCGACGAGACGGCACCCCACCCCGGTGACGCGATGATGAAGGGCACACCGGCCGGCAGCATCGGCTCCCCCGAGGCCATCGCCCACGCGGCCGTCTACCTCGCGTCCGACGAATCCCGCTTCGTCCACGGCGCCGTGCTCGACGTGGACGGCGGCCGCACCACCGCCGCCGTCATCGCCTGGTGA
- a CDS encoding nuclear transport factor 2 family protein — MTAQLTAPAVAALVAAINSGDKSAFFAVLTDDATMSDDGTDRDLSAWTEREIFSSDGRIDVESVSADGRSLVATYTNSTWGSMRTRWAFTVTGDRISRFETGQA; from the coding sequence GTGACCGCCCAGCTCACCGCCCCCGCCGTGGCCGCGCTTGTCGCTGCCATCAATTCCGGCGACAAGAGCGCCTTCTTCGCCGTCCTCACCGACGATGCGACCATGTCCGACGACGGCACCGACCGGGATCTGTCGGCCTGGACCGAGAGGGAGATCTTCTCCTCGGACGGCCGCATCGACGTCGAGAGCGTGTCAGCCGACGGCCGCTCGCTGGTCGCCACGTACACCAACTCCACCTGGGGAAGCATGCGCACCCGGTGGGCCTTCACGGTCACCGGTGACAGGATCAGCCGTTTCGAGACCGGGCAGGCCTGA
- a CDS encoding ferredoxin, producing MTRISIDRGVCIGAGQCALTAPKVFTQDDDGFSELLPGHEEDSADPMVGEAVRVCPVGAITVS from the coding sequence GTGACGCGGATCAGTATCGACAGGGGTGTGTGCATCGGCGCCGGCCAGTGCGCGCTGACCGCGCCGAAGGTCTTCACCCAGGACGACGACGGCTTCAGCGAACTGCTGCCGGGCCATGAGGAGGACTCGGCCGATCCGATGGTCGGGGAAGCCGTCCGCGTCTGCCCGGTGGGGGCCATCACGGTGTCGTAG
- a CDS encoding cytochrome P450, producing MTDTETVSFPQDRTCPYHPPTDYRPQVDGQRPLTSARLFDGRRVWLVTGHAEARALLVDQRLSADRENPAFPVFTERVAQSTRRRIELVGVDDPEHNAQRRMLIPSFSVKRTAALRPRIQETVDRLLDAMIEQGPPTDLVSAFALPVPSMVICALLGVPYADHDFFEAQSRRLLRGPGAAEVEDARRALDEYFRALIERKRSEQGEGLLDELIAQQLDTGAIDRDELVQLAEILLVAGHETTANMISLGTFTLLQYPDQLDRLRTSEDLMPAAVEELLRFLSIADGLSRVATQDIEVAGVTIRAGDGVVLATSVINRDEAAYPQPDELDLGRQSRHHLAFGFGIHQCLGQNLARAEMEIALRTLFDRLPGLRLAAPVEEIPFKPGDTIQGMLELPVAW from the coding sequence ATGACAGACACCGAGACCGTCTCCTTCCCGCAGGACCGGACCTGCCCGTACCACCCGCCGACGGACTACCGGCCACAGGTCGACGGGCAACGGCCGCTGACTTCCGCCAGGCTCTTCGACGGCCGCCGGGTGTGGCTGGTGACCGGACACGCCGAGGCGCGGGCGCTGCTGGTCGACCAGCGTCTGTCGGCGGACCGGGAGAATCCCGCGTTCCCCGTGTTCACCGAGCGGGTGGCCCAAAGCACCAGGCGGCGTATCGAACTGGTCGGCGTCGACGACCCCGAGCACAACGCACAGCGCCGGATGCTGATCCCGAGCTTCTCCGTGAAGCGGACCGCCGCACTGCGCCCGAGGATCCAGGAGACCGTCGACCGGCTGCTGGACGCCATGATCGAGCAGGGTCCGCCAACCGACCTGGTGAGCGCCTTCGCGCTGCCCGTTCCCTCGATGGTGATCTGTGCGCTGCTCGGCGTTCCGTACGCCGACCACGACTTCTTCGAGGCCCAGTCGCGCAGGTTGCTGCGCGGGCCGGGAGCCGCCGAGGTCGAGGACGCACGCAGGGCGCTCGACGAGTACTTCCGGGCGCTGATCGAGCGCAAGCGGTCCGAGCAGGGAGAGGGGCTGCTCGACGAGCTCATCGCCCAGCAGCTCGACACCGGGGCCATCGACCGTGATGAACTCGTCCAACTCGCCGAGATCCTGCTCGTCGCGGGCCACGAGACGACCGCGAACATGATCTCGCTGGGTACGTTCACTCTCCTTCAGTATCCGGACCAGCTGGACCGGTTGCGCACGTCCGAGGACCTGATGCCCGCGGCGGTCGAGGAGTTGCTGCGCTTCCTGTCCATCGCAGACGGCCTCTCACGGGTGGCGACGCAGGACATCGAGGTTGCCGGGGTGACCATTCGGGCGGGTGACGGTGTCGTACTGGCCACCTCGGTGATCAACCGGGACGAGGCCGCCTACCCGCAGCCGGACGAACTGGACCTCGGCAGGCAGTCGCGGCACCACCTCGCCTTCGGCTTCGGGATCCATCAGTGCCTCGGCCAGAACCTTGCGCGGGCCGAGATGGAGATCGCCCTGCGCACCCTCTTCGACCGGCTGCCGGGGCTGCGGCTGGCGGCACCTGTCGAGGAGATCCCCTTCAAGCCCGGCGACACGATCCAGGGCATGCTCGAACTGCCCGTGGCGTGGTGA